The following proteins are co-located in the Camarhynchus parvulus chromosome 19, STF_HiC, whole genome shotgun sequence genome:
- the LOC115911502 gene encoding claudin-4-like — protein MAMMTMQTGGLMMAALGWLGSILTCALPMWKVTAFIGSNIVVAQVFWEGLWMNCVYESTGQMQCKAYDSLLELTSDLQAARALVVTSIFVACLAFFIALSGADCTRCVDDNGTKSRISAVAGVIFIMASIMLLIPVSWSANSIVSNFYNPMVPEALKRELGAALYIGWASSALQLFGGGVLCCSGSQSQQDPYPKKYRAVKTCGPMGYAMKDYV, from the coding sequence ATGGCGATGATGACGATGCAGACAGGAGGACTGATGATGGCCGcactgggctggctgggctccatcctcacctgtgccctgcccaTGTGGAAGGTGACGGCCTTCATCGGCTCCAACATCGTGGTGgcccaggtgttctgggaagggctgtggatGAACTGTGTCTATGAGAGCACGGGGCAGATGCAGTGCAAGGCCTACGACTCCCTGCTGGAGCTCACCTCTGACCTGCAAGCTGCTCGTGCCCTGGTGGTCACCTCCATCTTCGTGGCCTGCCTTGCCTTCTTCATCGCCCTCTCAGGAGCTGACTGCACCCGCTGCGTGGATGACAACGGCACCAAGAGCAGGATCTCTGCAGTGGCAGGTGTCATCTTCATCATGGCCAGCATCATGCTGCTCATCCCTGTCTCCTGGTCTGCCAACAGCATCGTCAGCAACTTCTACAACCCCATGGTGCCTGAGGCCCTCAAgagagagctgggggctgccctCTACATCGGCTGGGCCTccagtgccctgcagctcttCGGTGGGGGcgtcctgtgctgctcaggatcccagtcccagcaggaCCCCTACCCCAAGAAGTACAGGGCAGTGAAAACCTGCGGCCCAATGGGCTATGCCATGAAGGACTATGTGTGA
- the METTL27 gene encoding methyltransferase-like protein 27 isoform X1, with product MGLPAAVRDRVAAVHRGSALPERLRLYDGWAARYEQDVAALEYRAPYLAAASLAFAFPAPRAEARLLDVACGTGLVARELHRRGFRCLDGVDGSAGMLERARSTGLYQQLRLCVLGREPLPAPAEHYDAVTVVGALGEGQVPSTVLPELLRVTKPGGFLCLTTRSNPSNLRYKAELEAALGQLEQRGAWQKLLAQEVEYWERATSEEESTQGTGYISGVVYIYQKCPVPNLEEG from the exons ATGGGGCTGCCGGCGGCCGTGCGGGACCGCGTGGCCGCGGTGCATCGGGGCTCGGCGCTGCCCGAACGGCTGCGGCTCTACGACGGCTGGGCCGCCCGCTACGAGCAG GATGTGGCGGCTCTGGAGTACCGGGCACCGTATTTGGCCGCCGCCTCGCTCGCCTTCGCCTTCCCCGCGCCGCGTGCGGAGGCGCGGCTGCTCGACGTGGCCTGTGGCACCGGGCTCGTAGCGCGGGAG CTCCACCGGCGCGGGTTCCGCTGCCTGGACGGCGTGGACGGCAGCGCGGGGATGCTGGAGCGGGCACGCAGCACCGGGCTCTACCAGCAGCTGCGGCTCTGCGTCCTGGGCAGGGAGCCGCTGCCCGCGCCCGCAG AGCACTACGACGCCGTGACGGTGGTGGGGGCCCTGGGCGAGGGGCAGGTGCCGAGCACGGTGCTGCCGGAGCTGCTGCGGGTCACCAAGCCGG GCGGCTTCCTGTGCCTGACGACGAGGAGCAACCCCTCGAACCTGCGGTACAAGGCGGAGCTGGAGGCAgcgctggggcagctggagcagagaggagcctgGCAGAAGCTGCTGGCCCAGGAAGTGGAGTACTGGGAGAGGGCCACCTCCGAGGAGGAGAGCACCCAGGGCACTGGCTACATCTCCGGGGTGGTCTACATCTACCAGAAGTGCCCTGTTCCCAACCTCGAGGAGGGCTGA
- the LOC115911503 gene encoding claudin-4-like has protein sequence MASMGMQVLGIALSVIGWLASILCCALPMWRETAFVGNNIVVAQIIWEGLWMSCVVQSTGQMQCKVYDSLLALPQDLQAARAMVVVAIVLAILGTLLAVTGGKCTNCVEDDTAKAKVMIFSGIIFIVAGILILIPISWSANSIIQDFYNPLVSDSQKRDLGSSLYVGWAASALLLLGGGILCCTCPPRGEKPYSAKFTAARSLPASNYV, from the coding sequence ATGGCCTCCATGGGGATGCAGGTGCTGGGCATCGCCCTCTCTGTCATCGGCTGGCTGgcctccatcctctgctgcGCGCTGCCCATGTGGCGGGAGACGGCGTTCGTCGGGAACAACATCGTGGTGGCGCAGATCatctgggaagggctgtggatGAGCTGCGTGGTGCAGAGCACGGGGCAGATGCAGTGCAAGGTGTACGACTCGCTGCTGGCCCTGCCGCAGGACCTGCAAGCCGCCCGTGCCATGGTGGTGGTGGCCATCGTCCTGGCCATCCTGGGCACCCTGCTGGCCGTCACCGGCGGCAAATGCACCAATTGTGTGGAGGATGACACCGCCAAAGCCAAGGTCATGATCTTCTCCGGCATCATCTTCATCGTTGCCGGtatcctcatcctcatccccatctcGTGGTCAGCCAACAGCATCATCCAGGACTTCTACAACCCGCTGGTCTCTGACTCGCAGAAGCGGGACCTGGGCTCGTCCCTCTACGTGGGCTGGGCGGCCTCGGCGCTCCTGCTGCTTGGGGGGGGGATCCTGTGCTGCACCTGCCCCCCCCGCGGGGAGAAGCCCTACTCCGCCAAGTTCACGGCTGCTCGCTCGTTGCCAGCCAGCAACTACGTGTAG
- the METTL27 gene encoding methyltransferase-like protein 27 isoform X2 codes for MGLPAAVRDRVAAVHRGSALPERLRLYDGWAARYEQDVAALEYRAPYLAAASLAFAFPAPRAEARLLDVACGTGLVARELHRRGFRCLDGVDGSAGMLERARSTGLYQQLRLCVLGREPLPAPAGGFLCLTTRSNPSNLRYKAELEAALGQLEQRGAWQKLLAQEVEYWERATSEEESTQGTGYISGVVYIYQKCPVPNLEEG; via the exons ATGGGGCTGCCGGCGGCCGTGCGGGACCGCGTGGCCGCGGTGCATCGGGGCTCGGCGCTGCCCGAACGGCTGCGGCTCTACGACGGCTGGGCCGCCCGCTACGAGCAG GATGTGGCGGCTCTGGAGTACCGGGCACCGTATTTGGCCGCCGCCTCGCTCGCCTTCGCCTTCCCCGCGCCGCGTGCGGAGGCGCGGCTGCTCGACGTGGCCTGTGGCACCGGGCTCGTAGCGCGGGAG CTCCACCGGCGCGGGTTCCGCTGCCTGGACGGCGTGGACGGCAGCGCGGGGATGCTGGAGCGGGCACGCAGCACCGGGCTCTACCAGCAGCTGCGGCTCTGCGTCCTGGGCAGGGAGCCGCTGCCCGCGCCCGCAG GCGGCTTCCTGTGCCTGACGACGAGGAGCAACCCCTCGAACCTGCGGTACAAGGCGGAGCTGGAGGCAgcgctggggcagctggagcagagaggagcctgGCAGAAGCTGCTGGCCCAGGAAGTGGAGTACTGGGAGAGGGCCACCTCCGAGGAGGAGAGCACCCAGGGCACTGGCTACATCTCCGGGGTGGTCTACATCTACCAGAAGTGCCCTGTTCCCAACCTCGAGGAGGGCTGA